GCGTCCTGACTGGCTGTTTCCTCTCGCTGCTCATCCTAACCACATTGCTGGGGAACATTCTTGTTTGTGCCGCCGTCACCAAGTTTCGGCATCTACGATCGAAAGTCACCAACTTTTTTGTGATCTCGCTGGCCGTATCGGACCTATTGGTCGCCATCTTGGTGATGCCCTGGAAGGCAGTGACAGAGATCGCCGGGTTCTGGCCCTTTGGCTCCTTTTGTGACATCTGGGTTGCATTTGACATTATGTGCTCCACGGCGTCCATTTTGAACCTTTGCGTGATAAGCCTGGACCGTTACTGGGCCATCTCCAGCCCCTTCCGCTATGAGAGGAAGATGACACCCAGGATGGCCTATGTGATGATCAGTGTGGCCTGGACGCTATCTCTACTAATTTCCTTCATCCCAGTGCAGCTCAACTGGCACAAGGCCCAAACTAAATCTTACGCCCCTGACACAGAGTCTTATTCAGGCTTTAATGATACATCTTACCACAGCCCAGAGAACTGTGACTCCAGCCTGAACAGAACCTATGCCATATCCACCTCCTTCATAAGCTTTTACATTCCCGTGGCCATCATGGTGGCCACCTACACCCAGATATACCGCATTGCCCACAGACAAATCAGGCGGATCTCTGCCTTGGAGCGAGCGGCCGAAAGTGCCAAGAACAGACATGACAGCATGGGTGGAGGCTCCAGCATGTCAGAGTCTGAGAGCTCTTTCAAGATGACGTTCAAGAGGGAGACCAAAGTGCTAAAGACTCTGTCGGTGATCATGGGGGTATTTGTGTGCTGCTGGCTCCCGTTCTTTATACTCAACTGCATGGTGCCCTTCTGTGAGCAGTCAAGCGGAGGGAAGGCTTTCCCCTGCATCAGCCCCACCACGTTTGACGTGTTTGTGTGGTTCGGCTGGGCTAATTCCTCCCTCAACCCCATCATCTATGCCTTCAACGCAGATTTCCGAAAGGCCTTCTCCATCCTGCTGGGCTGCCATAGACTGTATCCAGGAAGCCACAACATAGAGACGGTCAGTCTAAACAAGAAATGACTCATGACTCTCTCACAGCACTGACTCATCCTTAATGTTACGAGTCCTAGCGTTCCTATGCAGGCCGGTCTGATGGACTTCAAACGAGGACACTGCCCTTTGTGCTGACTCTGAGTGTGACTGAAGAACACAGCGAACCTAAATTTACCCGTGTCTGAATAAGGCGAGTGGCCGTCCATGTGCCAACTGTCAGAGTGAGCTAGCCATGCTCACCGTCGCTGCACTGTCTTCAAGGGGGAGATGCTCCTGAAAGGGGATTTTAGGGATTGAGATTAAGACTCTTCGCTGTTGTGCCAGGAAGCTGGGAGAGCACACGCCCCCTGGAAAGATAATCCCATGACTGGGCAGCACACTCCCTAATGCTGTCAGACACTGCTCTCTTCAATACCAtcacgcacgcacacaaacacaaacaccgtCAAAACATGCTCCTCCAAAATCAGTGTAAATGCAGCACCCTTGCATGCACTCGACGACAAATTAGATGACagcacacagaaatactgttaCTCATTATGTTAGCATCCCGTGCTCTGCAAGGAGTCCAGCAGAAAATAGCATCAAACCAAATTAGGTTTCTAACTAGGTGTAGGTAAAGTGCATCTTTTACATGTGACTAAAGATTGGAGCAAGAATGAAAGCATCAGAGTTTACGTACCACTCCATCCATTAATGATGGGAAGCTGACACTATTGATAGAAATGTAATTTGCACTTCTTTTGAAACTAAGACTGGTTCACACTTTTTATCCTATCTAAATCTCAGTATAACTTTAAACCAAACTTACTCAACAGACACCTcataaattatttgttttactgctggAGAGTGTTTCATGGATGTCCCTTATCACTTTGTGTGCCctatatttttcattaacaaCGGTCAATGACCTCCTGGAGGTTTTGCTCGACTTGTGGTGTCCTTGACCTTCTATGCTTATTTAGCAGCTGATAAAGAATTCCAATGAACTGAATAACGTTTGGATATATCACTTTCAATTTGCTTGAATCATTCATGGACCTCtttcattaataaaaaaacacggGTGCTATTTTTTTAGGTTCGGCCATCATTCCTATCTGTTATGATGACATAAAGAATGTTCTGACATATTCGAACATTGATATTATCATTAAACTGTAGCAGCCAGTCTATCAGACCAGGCAAACACCAGCACAGTCAGACTATTTAAACTACTTTATTTGgagataaaatgtaaatgatgagGAAATGTATAATGTCACTGATATTCCCTGATCACACTACGTcagtattcatttttaatgaattgtgAGTTGAGGGCTGGTTTGAAATGTTATGGTCGTAATATCTGGTATCTATTATCtcatcatattttttttgtacCGATGTCCAAGTTTTTCCAAATTACAGCAATTAAAGAAATTGTAATATGGGATCCACACCCATTAACTTGACTCAGAGGTCACACTTTGGATCATTCATACAAGATTTAACCAGTAAATGAGAGACATTAAGAGATTCTGGTGGTATTATCGGTCTTATTCCCCAAAATGTTGAGCTTTTTCTTTACCTCATTAACTACAATATTATCATGACGATGATGATTATGGCTGAATCTATTCAAGACCAAAGAAAGACACTCTAAAGCACTGCGTGTTAGACTGTAAAGAACAGGATGTATGGCCATCATCATCAACAGTTACCTCTAATTTGATGTaaagtatttatatttgatgtgCTAAATAGTGTCATCATTTACCTATGGTTAGCATTGATGACACAAACAAAGCTCTGTTGTGGTTGTTCTTTGCTCAGATATTTTTAGAAGTTGTTATAGAGGTCTGACAAATTACTAATGTATTATGTTACATTCAAAACAGTTGTGAAGTGTCTGCTTCAGCATCTCAATGCACATCTTAATAAAAGTGTATGTGTCTACTTTGGTGAAATCCACTGCGTGATGTATATGATTGACTGTACAGATCCACAGATAAAACTTCCCGAAGTACGTCACACCAGAGTCTAACGGCTAAAACATAAAGGAACCTAATGTGTCTAACGTCCAAAATCTCACTCATGTGTTACTCTggtgttcatgtgtgtttggtttggtgATGAATTGCCATCCTTAACAAAGTGAAAGGCCCTATCTGGAGTCTGAATAACGTGGAATAATTACCTCTTTATCAATTTCTTTGGGCTTTGTTTCATTCATTCCCtgaactgttgttgttttcagctTCAAATGATTGACTGAACTGTTGCAACAATAGCTAACAACTAAACACACATTCTGAATCACGGCTGAAATGAGGGGGTGATTGtacatttcagttttcagtAGCTTAGGATTTCAAGGATGCCGCTGTCACATAAACTAACGCTTGAAGTTAGAGTTAAAGGGTGATGTGTATAGTTGAAGTGTGGAGGGAGAACAGCCTCAAAGACGGGATTTCTTCATAAAATAATCCCTCCAAGATCTGCCAGCTATCTttggaaatataaatgaatcaaaacCTAAGCTGATTTAGAGTTAAAATTCTCTTTACTGAAGCTAATGAGAATGTCTTCAATTATAACATTTATCTGAATTTCAGTTGTCACACACTTTATTCCAGACTCCAGATGTATTGTTTGGTCTAAAAAATGCAGGAAAATAGTTAATAAATGGCCGAAACAAATTATAATATGATGTAAAACAgataaaatgttcacatttaaggggttaaaacatttttctgccattttagcattaaaaaaaaagggaatgtaACGATGAATTGATTTAATTGATTAATCTGATTTGTCTGCTTATCATTGAAGGTTAATTTAAAAGTGATTGAAGAGACATTAACCACTGTCAATAAATAGCAAGCATcgaaacatttattaaaagtattttttttcatcaaattAAGTTAACACTCATTAAAAATCTGAATAAGTGTAAATATTGTGATGGTTCCTCCTTTGACAAacagaggtggtagaagtactgctacaagtaaaagtccggCATTCAAAATTGTTCCAAAGTAAAAGTTTcaaagtataagcatcaaaatctacttcaagtaccaaaagtaaaagtacacattatgcagattggcccattccAGAATCCTATGTATcatatgttttcattataatcattgatgtattaatgttttttatcaAGCTTGTTATGGTGGAactcattttaattactttatttactacTGGCTATCATGTGAATTTAATCCAGGTGAAACTAAAGTCGTTGATcatgtatatatgtttttttaagatatgCAAAGTCATTAAAGGAACTAcgtaaaatacaatatttacttctgaaatgtagtggagtagaaacaTAAAGtatcagaaaatggaaatactcaagtaaagtacaagtacctcagaattttaagtacagtacttgagtaaatgttcttcgttactttacaccactgcacacaaacacacacagagttctCCTCTGAAGCCCACTTTCTCTAGGCCCCGGACTGTCCTTGCCTCTGTAAAACCTCCTCAAGCGTGCCACGGGAAGGAGCAGCAATTAATTTGACTGACATCATTCAGAGTGATGGCTGAGATGGCGACAagacagtgtgtatgtttatgtgtaGTGCAGCAGCAGCGCCAGTATCACCTGCTCCAACGCCCAACCCACTCTCCCTTCAATGTCACCCGCACTCTGTAATTAAACacaatttgttttcttttgctatCTTTTGGTTGCAGATGAGCTCTTGAGATTTTCACATCAATTCTGTCTTTTTAGATTGACGCATCGGAGAAGAGACGTAAGACATGGCAACTTCAGATGATGCTAATGACTGGCCCTGGGGAAATGATTTACtgagacagggagggaggaagaaaggggcaaagagagacacagggagTCTTATGTAACTATCAAGCAATGGTTACTTAAAAAGGATGCTCTGTAAATATCACATAACCCACAAGTCTCACCAAAGTCAGACTGCTGTCACATCTATAATGAAGTTTCGTCTGTGGTCACATGCCGTTTTCGTATAGCCACACCTGACCACGTGGAAGTGCATCTTTAATGTCCTTAACGATTTCTTTGTCACCCTTTCTCTCTCGTCTGCGTCTTGGGgaattaaaatgcaattaaagaGTTTGAAATAATCTGTATTACTCtctattaaatatgtattattcacaACTGGTGGAGCTATCATAATTGCGCTCGAGcctaatgcatttttaatactGACACGAAACCAAGATAAGCATAATTGAAAGCGAGCGTGTTGGTGACTCCATCCAAAGAGTGTCAACACAGTAACATGCTGACAGGAGTGAACGCACTTtgcatttgaaaaatgttgctGTCTGTTTGTCCGTGTCTGGTCTCCTCTTGGGGTGTAAACAGACGCTCtctattcatttttaaactaaTGGAGAAATGAGACATCAACAAGCTCACATCAGGCCACGTCTTACTCCTCTCGAGGAAATGTGTAAACCGCAGAAGTCATTTCAAAAGACATTTCACCCTCGGCTTCAAAAATACACAGGAGATCGCACATATTTTGACCTTTAATGTGTGTCCTTTGTCCCCTTCATTGCTCTCCCTAGTTTACTCCTGctcttcatttctctttcttatCACACCCCTCTGCTCTCTTCCTCCACCCTCGCTCTGTTTACTGTTTGTGCTGCAGGCCGCTGGCAGTGCCGTGTTGCCATTCGTCACTCCAACTGGCTCCAGCGGAGAGGACAGGACCCCTGACCCCACCACTGGGAAAGGAGCAAAGGAACGAAGGGATGGAGGGAATCACAGAGGGCGCTTAAGAGAAAGCAGAGAGTTATCATAGAGGACACCGAGCGAGGGCACAACAATATGCAAACCAGAttaaagggaaaaccacaagtCTATGAAACTACTGAAGGGTTATAAAACCATCCGGTGTCTTCATAAGGTCAGTGGAGAGCACCTTCTAACTTAGGTGTAAAATCTCCCGTATAGATTAACTTATGTTGCAGGTGAACAGTTACTCATTTAAATTACTCATTCTTGTTTCATAGTGTTGAACAGTCAAAGCTTTGACTCACATTGTATTACTCCATTAATGAGAAAGTACTGTCAACATCGATCTATTTAGCTGTTTTTAGAAATAATGTGTTGAAGGCTATTAGGGATATATGAACAAACCGATTTGTAATAACATTTAGAATATTGATAagaatgaaaatgttgttgtaaatGCTACTGGAAATAAAGATTCCATCCTCAGAGTATGAGAGAAAAAATCATTTGGAGAAacttacatttgaatgattGCGGCCAGATTGTCACATTAATttcatcaaatcaaatcattgtGTGACCCTTCATGCTCTGTGTTGATGCATCTGCATCTATTTAATTCATCACCCATCTGTaagtgacaggaagtgagagtgagtgagagcaAGAAACCATTGCATCATCCTCATTAATCCACTTATCTAACTACCTTGTTCACCtctttctttatatttacagGTTTCTGTTCCAATGACAAATTTCAGAGTAGCAGTATTGATGCCCAAATCCTCTGAAATAAATAGAGGAAAATATAATCCCTCATAAACTGAGTTTCAATACCGTGTCATGGAGTGACCTCTGCTGGAGATGGGCCGAATATGGAGATGATTTGAACTGGGTCTTAAATTCCCAGGCTAAATTCAGCCTGATCAAATCCTCCGGAGAAATACAGACAGATTTGATGAATATGCCCCATAATAATTGCTCATATCGGCCTCATCTCTGGCCGATCACAGATTGGTATAGTGGTGGAGTAGAAAACGTCACTGAAGCATGTTAAATAAGCAAAGTCATTGAGAGCTGATCCAATTATACAATGAATAATAAACTGGGTGCAAATGAGGCTGGCTTATGAATGGCGTTTTGTCCACCAACGGGGGGATGTCCACTCCAGCCACAGTGTGCATCTTAGCAGGAGAGAGTTGCTGCTCTGAGTGGAGATCAAGGTGTTAATGATGCCAACGCTCATTCTCATGCTGGTAGGATACCCTGTGGGTTAATCATGACGACGCAAATGCTAATCAGCTAGCTTGTAGGGAAAAGCAGATGAGTCTTATCTCGGTAAGAGCACGACATCAGCACCAGGAAGAGACACAGTCGGAACAACAGAGTGATTACTGATAACTATGCAGGGAAAATAAGAGATAGTTGTCTCTTCCACCTGGGCTTAAGATAGGAGATGGCTGCCGAGTGTCTGGCCTGAGTAAACAGTGCTGCCCATGAGA
The DNA window shown above is from Eleginops maclovinus isolate JMC-PN-2008 ecotype Puerto Natales chromosome 23, JC_Emac_rtc_rv5, whole genome shotgun sequence and carries:
- the drd1a gene encoding D(1) dopamine receptor; protein product: MDLMNLTTVIDNGFLDEAPSSRVLTGCFLSLLILTTLLGNILVCAAVTKFRHLRSKVTNFFVISLAVSDLLVAILVMPWKAVTEIAGFWPFGSFCDIWVAFDIMCSTASILNLCVISLDRYWAISSPFRYERKMTPRMAYVMISVAWTLSLLISFIPVQLNWHKAQTKSYAPDTESYSGFNDTSYHSPENCDSSLNRTYAISTSFISFYIPVAIMVATYTQIYRIAHRQIRRISALERAAESAKNRHDSMGGGSSMSESESSFKMTFKRETKVLKTLSVIMGVFVCCWLPFFILNCMVPFCEQSSGGKAFPCISPTTFDVFVWFGWANSSLNPIIYAFNADFRKAFSILLGCHRLYPGSHNIETVSLNKK